In Roseisolibacter agri, one genomic interval encodes:
- a CDS encoding SprT-like domain-containing protein, whose product MTEAHRRRRAGGEGAGQLALPLDLPAAPPLPAAPAPPRTSGPLVTTDVTPVERGRRSSAEAAARLQAALVRLGLRGIERVRLTRNRTVMVSFSQGELRVHEGYLDAPPEVLRAIVGFVCGRTRAERRRAREAILAHQIARPAAVRRPERTKAEDEPVVAQLKRFHAHYNRVYFGARLRAVPIRLSSRMRTRLGHYTAATPTGDPAEIVIGREHIRRHGWEEALHTLLHEMVHQWQDEAGHAIDHGATFRKKAREVGITPSARRHVLPRRQRAAPPPAAAAIGLRAAREE is encoded by the coding sequence ATGACGGAAGCCCATCGCCGACGCCGCGCGGGCGGCGAGGGCGCGGGACAGCTCGCGCTGCCGCTCGACCTGCCGGCGGCCCCGCCGCTGCCGGCGGCGCCGGCGCCGCCGCGCACGTCGGGCCCGCTCGTGACGACCGACGTGACGCCGGTCGAGCGGGGACGGCGCAGCAGCGCCGAGGCCGCGGCGCGGCTGCAGGCGGCGCTCGTGCGCCTCGGCCTGCGCGGCATCGAGCGGGTGCGGCTGACGCGCAACCGCACGGTGATGGTCAGCTTCAGCCAGGGCGAGTTGCGCGTGCACGAGGGCTACCTCGACGCGCCGCCCGAGGTGCTGCGCGCGATCGTCGGCTTCGTGTGCGGGCGCACGCGCGCCGAGCGGCGCCGCGCACGGGAGGCGATCCTCGCGCACCAGATCGCGCGCCCGGCCGCGGTGCGCCGCCCCGAGCGCACGAAGGCCGAGGACGAGCCGGTGGTCGCGCAGCTGAAGCGCTTCCACGCGCACTACAACCGCGTCTACTTCGGCGCGCGGCTGCGCGCGGTGCCGATCCGCCTCTCGAGCCGCATGCGTACCCGCCTCGGGCACTACACGGCCGCGACGCCGACGGGCGACCCGGCGGAGATCGTGATCGGCCGCGAGCACATCCGGCGGCACGGGTGGGAAGAGGCGCTGCACACGCTCCTGCACGAGATGGTGCACCAGTGGCAGGACGAGGCGGGGCACGCGATCGATCACGGGGCGACGTTCCGCAAGAAAGCCCGCGAGGTGGGGATCACGCCGTCCGCCCGTCGTCACGTGCTGCCCCGCAGACAGAGGGCGGCGCCACCGCCGGCCGCTGCGGCGATCGGGTTGCGGGCTGCCCGAGAGGAGTAG